From Apium graveolens cultivar Ventura chromosome 9, ASM990537v1, whole genome shotgun sequence, the proteins below share one genomic window:
- the LOC141687395 gene encoding uncharacterized protein LOC141687395 — protein sequence MATSLSQTLIRKLKAHHLTSSSRFLTSIRHQSSQSGNNNSVFIIGGGDQQQQQLDFEAFSVQRIEDAIHGIIVKRSAPDWLPFRPGYSYWVPPRRDSYGIADLVNTLSNNLADDEVMSLTTSRGWPSSTLFDATAQDESLIQSEEDAISSEESQSKDVE from the exons ATGGCCACTTCTTTATCCCAAACCCTAATTCGCAAACTCAAAGCTCACCACCTCACCTCCTCTTCTCGATTCCTCACTTCAATTCGACACCAATCCAGCCAATCAGGCAACAACAACTCTGTTTTTATAATCGGTGGAGGCGATCAGCAACAACAGCAATTGGATTTTGAAGCGTTCAGTGTACAGCGTATTGAAGATGCTATTCATGGAATCATCGTCAAGCGATCCGCTCCTGATTGGCTTCCGTTTCGCCCCGGGTATTCCTATTGGGTTCCGCCTCGGAGAGATTCTTATGGGATTGCGGACTTGGTTAATACTTTGTCTAATAATCTCGCTGATGATGAGGTTATGTCTCTTACCACTTCTCGCGGCTGGCCTTCCTCTACTCTTTTCGATGCAACTGCTCAGG ATGAATCTCTGATTCAGTCCGAGGAAGATGCAATATCCTCAGAAGAGTCACAATCCAAAGATGTAGAGTGA